One region of Candidatus Zixiibacteriota bacterium genomic DNA includes:
- a CDS encoding GNAT family protein: MDLRLEGKQIVLRPVHRSDAPSICANAKDREIGRFTHVPHPYQIKNAYDFIKGVRRWERQKQVVLLGIENRETGEIVGIINLFHIDRPNRHAEVGYWLGKKHWRRGIMSEALHLMLDYAFREMKLVRVSAKVFHPNTASAKLLEKSGFKLEARLRKIAFHHRHWYDDLCYGILKEEFRRGGV; encoded by the coding sequence ATGGATCTGCGGCTGGAAGGGAAACAGATAGTCTTAAGGCCGGTGCACCGCTCCGATGCACCTTCGATATGCGCCAATGCAAAAGATAGAGAGATCGGGCGGTTCACTCATGTCCCGCATCCATACCAGATAAAAAATGCCTACGATTTCATCAAGGGTGTTCGTCGATGGGAGCGGCAAAAACAGGTGGTGCTGCTGGGAATCGAAAACAGGGAAACCGGGGAAATTGTCGGCATAATAAACCTGTTTCATATCGACCGGCCAAACCGCCATGCCGAGGTGGGGTACTGGCTGGGAAAGAAGCACTGGCGTCGGGGGATTATGTCCGAAGCGCTGCATCTTATGCTTGATTATGCCTTTCGGGAAATGAAACTGGTGCGGGTCAGTGCCAAGGTTTTCCACCCCAATACCGCCTCGGCAAAACTGCTGGAAAAGTCGGGGTTCAAACTCGAGGCGCGTCTGCGGAAAATAGCCTTTCATCACCGGCACTGGTATGATGATCTCTGCTACGGCATTCTGAAAGAGGAATTCAGAAGGGGTGGGGTCTGA
- a CDS encoding ribose-phosphate pyrophosphokinase — protein sequence MLDLKLIAGNSNRPLARKIARYIGAELTACEIKRFSDGEIFVQLNENIRGTDVFIIQSTNAPAENIMELLILIEASRRASASRITAVIPYYGYGRQDRKDRPRVPITAKLVANLITTAGADRVITMDLHAAQIQGFFDIPHDHLYSSRFFNDYLLNHNVQDIVVVSPDVGSIKLARAFAKAFEAGLAIVDKRRPSPNQSEVLNIIGEIAGRNIIIRDDMVDTGGTLCQAAEILAEKGALEILAVCTHPVLSGGAIERINNSVIKKMYISDSINVEEKHLPDKFVVLTCANLFGEAIMRISGEKSVSSLFDD from the coding sequence ATGTTGGACCTAAAGCTAATCGCCGGGAACTCTAACCGGCCACTGGCACGAAAAATCGCCCGCTATATCGGGGCGGAACTGACTGCCTGTGAAATCAAGCGGTTTTCCGACGGTGAGATTTTTGTTCAGTTGAACGAAAATATCCGGGGAACGGATGTTTTTATCATCCAGTCGACCAACGCCCCGGCCGAAAACATAATGGAGCTTCTAATCCTTATTGAGGCTTCCCGCCGTGCCTCGGCATCGCGCATCACGGCCGTCATCCCGTACTACGGCTATGGCCGTCAGGATCGCAAGGATCGTCCGCGGGTCCCGATTACCGCCAAACTGGTGGCCAATCTGATCACTACTGCCGGCGCCGACCGGGTAATCACTATGGACCTTCATGCCGCCCAGATTCAGGGATTTTTCGATATCCCGCACGACCATCTTTATTCCTCGCGGTTTTTTAATGACTATCTTCTCAACCACAATGTCCAGGATATAGTGGTGGTTTCGCCCGATGTCGGCTCGATCAAGCTGGCCCGCGCATTTGCCAAGGCCTTCGAGGCCGGTCTGGCCATTGTCGATAAAAGGCGCCCCTCGCCCAATCAGTCGGAGGTGCTCAATATTATCGGCGAAATCGCCGGTCGGAATATTATCATCCGTGATGATATGGTTGATACCGGCGGCACACTCTGTCAGGCGGCGGAAATTCTGGCCGAGAAGGGGGCGCTTGAGATTCTCGCGGTTTGCACCCACCCGGTTCTTTCCGGCGGCGCCATCGAGAGAATCAATAACAGCGTAATTAAGAAGATGTATATTTCGGATTCGATAAATGTGGAAGAAAAGCATCTTCCCGACAAATTCGTCGTTCTAACCTGTGCCAATCTGTTCGGCGAGGCGATCATGCGGATTTCCGGGGAAAAATCGGTCTCGTCTCTCTTTGATGATTGA
- the ispE gene encoding 4-(cytidine 5'-diphospho)-2-C-methyl-D-erythritol kinase: MDRMNIKAPAKINLFLKILGKRQDGYHNILSWFQAVNLFDYLSFEKTERKGFELAIDRDSNLPTDSGNLITRAAGLLFERYDLQGGLKIRLTKNIPIAAGLGGGSSDAAATIYAINSLYELNLTGKELNDLGQAIGSDVPFFFSSGQGEVSGRGEIIKEIDLPTDYFIILVTPKLEISTGESYRRLNLGLTSNDANVKLYSCSNFKQLIDCIGDLGNDFESMHLQSYPVLGRIMDALNRAGAELTRMSGSGPTIFGLFKDMPEREDLIQITRGDWQLMTVRPITLPAWE, translated from the coding sequence ATGGACAGGATGAACATCAAAGCACCGGCGAAGATTAATCTTTTCTTGAAGATTCTGGGAAAACGACAAGATGGGTATCATAATATCCTTTCCTGGTTTCAGGCGGTTAATCTCTTTGATTATTTATCTTTCGAAAAAACCGAGAGAAAAGGCTTCGAATTGGCCATTGATAGGGACAGCAATCTCCCGACTGATTCGGGCAACCTGATTACCCGGGCGGCCGGCTTACTCTTTGAACGATATGATCTTCAAGGTGGGCTTAAGATTCGATTGACCAAGAATATTCCGATTGCCGCAGGATTAGGCGGCGGCTCATCTGATGCTGCCGCAACCATTTATGCCATTAATTCTCTTTATGAATTGAATCTTACCGGGAAAGAATTGAATGATTTGGGTCAGGCAATTGGTTCTGATGTCCCCTTCTTTTTCTCCTCCGGTCAGGGGGAAGTCTCTGGCAGAGGTGAGATTATAAAAGAAATTGACTTGCCGACCGATTATTTTATAATTTTAGTGACGCCCAAATTAGAAATATCAACTGGCGAGAGTTACCGTCGGCTCAATTTAGGCTTGACATCGAACGATGCCAATGTTAAGTTATATAGCTGCAGCAATTTTAAGCAACTAATTGACTGCATTGGTGATCTTGGTAATGATTTTGAGAGTATGCATTTGCAGTCCTATCCGGTATTGGGAAGGATTATGGATGCACTGAATAGGGCCGGGGCCGAATTAACCCGCATGAGCGGTTCCGGACCGACTATTTTTGGACTGTTTAAGGATATGCCTGAGAGGGAGGATTTGATTCAAATCACCCGGGGGGATTGGCAATTGATGACAGTTCGGCCAATTACCCTGCCCGCTTGGGAATGA
- a CDS encoding CDP-alcohol phosphatidyltransferase family protein, with the protein MKETARINLRDIFLIPNLMSLMRIILTPFIGYFLWIGTDRGNEICVGFLALAGLTDLLDGFLARKLNQITPLGIVLDPIADKLFAIFLIIELIFFRAFPIWLAAAIIGRDLLIMAGGMVLLREKELILPSNLTGKYYFSSLSLLILSYVVSFPFGKVMFLGLTAALLVISIINYGMIFLIMSKGAPRPEFRDKPHYKFARSVLTIIIMVIVLYKFYGEVVIRYLK; encoded by the coding sequence ATGAAAGAAACGGCCCGAATTAACTTGCGGGATATTTTCCTGATTCCCAACCTGATGTCGCTTATGCGGATCATCCTGACCCCCTTTATAGGTTATTTCCTCTGGATCGGGACTGACCGCGGAAACGAAATCTGTGTCGGTTTCTTGGCGCTGGCCGGCCTGACCGATTTGCTCGATGGTTTCCTCGCGCGAAAACTTAATCAGATCACGCCGCTGGGGATAGTTCTTGACCCGATTGCCGACAAGCTTTTTGCCATTTTCCTGATAATTGAGTTGATTTTTTTCCGCGCTTTCCCGATCTGGCTGGCCGCCGCCATTATCGGCCGGGACCTGTTGATCATGGCGGGCGGCATGGTGCTGCTTCGGGAAAAGGAACTGATACTCCCCTCCAACCTGACCGGGAAATATTATTTCTCCTCGTTATCGCTTCTTATATTGAGTTATGTCGTTTCGTTTCCCTTCGGCAAAGTGATGTTTCTTGGACTGACCGCGGCTCTGCTAGTCATTTCAATTATCAACTATGGAATGATTTTCCTGATAATGTCAAAGGGAGCGCCCCGGCCGGAATTTAGGGATAAACCACACTATAAATTCGCCCGCTCTGTGCTGACAATTATAATTATGGTTATCGTGCTGTATAAGTTTTATGGCGAAGTTGTAATCCGCTATCTCAAGTAG
- a CDS encoding GNAT family N-acetyltransferase, with product MIVVLEGKRFRLRTLVRADAETVYKYAKDPAISRYTFVPRPYPKKCAYDFIRRNHIKARKGLNIVLGIELKETGEIIGLIGLEQINKGSKNAELGYWLAKRYWGKGYMSEAVRLTVKYGFRKMKLVRIYARVMHPNIASARLLEKVGFTYEGRMRKVTFRNGRWLDDLRYGMLREELK from the coding sequence ATGATAGTTGTACTGGAGGGTAAAAGATTCAGGCTTCGCACGTTGGTGCGCGCCGATGCCGAAACGGTTTATAAATACGCCAAAGACCCGGCTATCTCCCGGTACACTTTTGTACCCCGGCCGTACCCCAAGAAGTGCGCTTATGATTTTATCCGCAGGAATCATATCAAGGCGCGCAAAGGGCTTAATATTGTGCTCGGAATTGAACTGAAAGAAACCGGCGAGATTATTGGATTGATCGGCCTGGAGCAGATCAATAAGGGAAGTAAGAACGCCGAGCTGGGGTACTGGCTGGCGAAACGATATTGGGGCAAGGGGTATATGAGCGAGGCTGTCCGGCTTACGGTGAAGTATGGTTTCCGAAAGATGAAATTGGTGCGGATATATGCGCGGGTAATGCACCCCAATATTGCCTCGGCGAGATTATTGGAGAAGGTCGGATTTACCTACGAGGGGCGGATGCGCAAGGTGACATTCAGGAACGGCCGCTGGCTGGATGACCTGCGCTACGGGATGTTGCGAGAAGAACTTAAGTAG
- a CDS encoding DUF4276 family protein has product MRIEFLLEERSAEAVMRNIVPKIINWDAIVGYHVFNGKHDLLGKLPNRLKGYKEICRFDPCKIVVLIDKDRQDCHVLKTRLERVAADAGLITKTQCGLNMQFQVLNRLAIEELEAWFFGDNQALSTAYPRVPTHLHAKAKYRNPDGIPGGTSQALERVLMQAGYYAGGMPKIEVAMKVSSLMNPDRNTSKSFQVFKAGLLALRIP; this is encoded by the coding sequence ATGCGTATAGAATTTCTTCTGGAAGAAAGATCGGCCGAAGCAGTCATGCGCAATATAGTCCCTAAAATAATCAATTGGGATGCAATTGTCGGCTATCATGTATTTAACGGCAAGCACGATCTTCTGGGCAAATTGCCCAATAGGCTTAAAGGCTATAAGGAAATTTGCCGTTTTGACCCCTGCAAGATTGTCGTTCTCATTGATAAGGATCGGCAAGATTGTCATGTGCTGAAAACTCGTTTGGAAAGGGTCGCAGCAGATGCAGGTTTGATTACTAAAACACAATGTGGACTTAATATGCAATTTCAAGTCCTGAACAGACTGGCAATTGAAGAATTGGAGGCTTGGTTTTTTGGCGATAATCAGGCGCTTTCCACTGCTTACCCTCGTGTGCCAACCCATCTCCATGCCAAGGCAAAATATAGGAATCCTGATGGAATACCTGGTGGTACATCTCAAGCTTTGGAAAGGGTTCTCATGCAAGCCGGTTACTATGCAGGTGGCATGCCCAAAATAGAAGTTGCCATGAAGGTATCTAGCCTAATGAATCCTGATAGGAACACTTCCAAGAGTTTCCAAGTCTTCAAGGCAGGGCTATTGGCGTTGCGTATTCCATAG
- a CDS encoding 50S ribosomal protein L25 encodes MKEIKLTAESREGAGKEISRKMRRQGVVPGVIYGPETKPFPISLKTSDLAGLIRTQGRTNMLIDLDLAGEMAPRKVIIRELQRDPVDGSFTHIDMYQVSMKKKLHLSAVVHLAGLAAGVKNSGGILEHVTREIEIACLPSDIPERVEVDVTALEIGDSVHVSDLKIEKVDILTDLNQTIATVVPPTIIKAEAVAAPTAEAVAAEGEAAEGEAKAEGEAKTEGEGAKKPEEAAKGAKPTKPGKPEKK; translated from the coding sequence ATGAAAGAAATCAAACTGACGGCGGAATCGAGAGAAGGAGCCGGAAAAGAGATATCCCGCAAGATGCGCCGGCAGGGAGTGGTCCCCGGTGTCATTTATGGTCCGGAAACGAAACCGTTCCCCATCTCCCTGAAAACCAGCGATCTGGCCGGATTGATACGGACGCAGGGTCGTACCAATATGCTGATTGATCTTGACCTGGCCGGCGAAATGGCGCCGCGCAAGGTTATTATAAGAGAGCTTCAACGTGACCCGGTTGACGGAAGTTTTACCCATATCGATATGTATCAGGTGTCGATGAAGAAAAAACTGCACCTGTCGGCGGTTGTTCACTTGGCCGGTCTGGCCGCAGGCGTGAAGAATTCCGGAGGCATTCTGGAACATGTAACGCGCGAAATCGAAATTGCCTGTCTTCCCTCGGATATTCCCGAGCGGGTTGAGGTGGATGTGACAGCGCTTGAAATCGGCGATTCGGTGCATGTAAGCGATTTGAAAATTGAGAAGGTTGACATCTTAACCGACCTGAATCAGACTATTGCCACAGTGGTACCTCCGACCATTATCAAGGCTGAAGCGGTGGCGGCTCCGACGGCAGAAGCTGTTGCGGCGGAAGGTGAGGCGGCGGAAGGTGAAGCCAAGGCTGAGGGTGAGGCCAAGACTGAGGGCGAAGGCGCCAAGAAACCGGAAGAGGCGGCCAAAGGGGCCAAGCCGACCAAACCCGGAAAACCGGAAAAGAAATAG
- a CDS encoding AAA family ATPase, with protein sequence MRQSNSRTREAPLITYLKVQNYRALQNLELKDITPLTVFLGPNGSGKSTVFDVFAFLSECFSIGLRKAWDKRGRFKELRTRNESGAVKIELKYREPRFPLITYHLAIDEESRGPVVTEEWLQWKRKPRGRPFRFLEFRRGAGTVITGDMPDEDDQRIEEKLESQEMLAVNTLGQLAKHPRVVSLRKFITDWYLSYLSADNAKGLQEAGPQERLSQTGDNLSNVIQYLKEQHSTELNRILTTLSNRVPRLERVQADIMPDGRLLLQIKDAPFERPILAKFTSDGTLKMLAYLTILYDPTPPQLIGIEEPENHLHPRLLPELADECVKSAERSQLLVTTHSPYFVNDLKPEQLWVLYRDDHGFTRASNAASMKMVQSLVAEGGKLGDLWMEGHFDVGDPLTNSGGPRQTELPLGHST encoded by the coding sequence ATGAGACAATCCAATTCACGAACTCGCGAAGCCCCTCTTATAACTTACTTAAAGGTTCAGAACTACCGGGCACTCCAGAATCTAGAACTTAAGGATATTACGCCGCTTACAGTATTCTTGGGGCCGAATGGAAGTGGGAAATCGACGGTGTTTGACGTTTTCGCCTTTCTGTCAGAGTGCTTTTCTATAGGATTACGCAAGGCATGGGATAAAAGAGGAAGATTCAAAGAGCTTAGAACTAGAAATGAAAGCGGTGCAGTTAAAATCGAATTGAAATATAGAGAACCCAGATTTCCATTAATCACTTATCATCTCGCTATCGATGAGGAATCAAGAGGTCCGGTTGTGACAGAGGAGTGGCTGCAATGGAAACGTAAGCCGCGCGGAAGGCCATTTCGCTTCTTGGAATTCCGTAGGGGTGCTGGTACAGTAATCACTGGTGACATGCCGGATGAGGATGATCAGCGAATCGAGGAAAAATTAGAATCGCAGGAAATGCTTGCTGTAAATACTCTGGGTCAATTAGCAAAACATCCGAGGGTTGTTTCTTTAAGAAAATTCATAACTGACTGGTATTTAAGTTACCTTTCAGCTGATAATGCAAAAGGTCTTCAGGAGGCAGGCCCCCAGGAACGGCTATCGCAGACGGGCGATAATCTCTCGAATGTTATTCAATATTTGAAAGAGCAACATTCTACTGAGCTCAATAGAATTCTCACCACGCTCTCAAACCGCGTCCCGCGGTTAGAGAGGGTCCAGGCTGATATAATGCCTGATGGTCGCCTTCTTCTACAAATAAAAGATGCGCCTTTTGAACGTCCAATTCTGGCGAAATTCACATCTGATGGAACGCTTAAAATGCTCGCATATTTGACCATTCTCTACGACCCGACGCCTCCACAATTAATAGGCATAGAAGAACCCGAGAATCATCTGCACCCGCGATTACTTCCAGAACTTGCAGATGAATGTGTTAAATCTGCTGAACGTTCTCAATTATTGGTGACGACCCACTCGCCCTATTTCGTAAATGACCTCAAGCCAGAACAATTATGGGTGTTATATAGAGACGACCATGGTTTTACGCGGGCAAGCAATGCTGCTAGTATGAAGATGGTACAATCGCTTGTCGCTGAAGGCGGCAAATTAGGGGACCTTTGGATGGAAGGCCATTTCGATGTTGGCGATCCGCTGACAAATTCTGGTGGTCCCCGTCAAACCGAGTTGCCGCTCGGTCATTCCACTTGA
- a CDS encoding tetratricopeptide repeat protein, whose amino-acid sequence MRLIKYLIIALILAAMAFPTLAGQPKARLPLSAYMKSAKIALLSVPPRHSEAMVLLDSVLYYYGQVPEAYFLRGNIFAEYAAKEYDYGKKVELFAKMSANYDSMTVACSNNDIKANLKSDCKKSAALMDSIKVLYWRENYNSGVKAIERMDNELTPKIKSSTDSTEIAAANEELKAVADSGKVFFAVAAAIDPGKYRSYEGEGLVFDRMKQYDSSLYYFRKASELVPDSTYLIQNIAYGYIQLNDWDNAITYFNKYLQKFPNDANILFNIAISYSNKKNLDSAHIYDLKAIAADSTFGGAYVDVGQYFLIRSQDISDSIKYYKQAEKNADADRILKMRDALLDSSAAYFATGLKYEPDNVTILEQYGVVLLVLGRYEGSIDIFTKLTELEPFRKDHWINLGDIYVQQQKFADAIGPFEKAIEIDPGDAKLWEVLKDLYTSNNMPEKAKKAEEKIAELNKP is encoded by the coding sequence ATGAGACTTATTAAGTATCTAATCATTGCCCTTATTCTGGCAGCAATGGCATTTCCCACGCTGGCGGGGCAGCCTAAAGCAAGATTGCCGCTTTCGGCTTATATGAAATCGGCCAAAATTGCCTTATTGAGCGTGCCGCCGAGGCATAGCGAAGCGATGGTCTTACTGGATTCGGTTCTTTACTACTACGGCCAGGTCCCCGAAGCATATTTCCTGAGAGGAAATATTTTTGCCGAATATGCCGCCAAGGAATATGATTATGGAAAAAAGGTTGAGCTATTCGCCAAAATGTCAGCCAATTATGATTCCATGACTGTTGCCTGTAGTAATAATGATATCAAGGCGAATCTGAAATCCGACTGCAAGAAATCCGCGGCTTTAATGGATTCAATCAAAGTTCTTTACTGGCGCGAGAACTACAACAGCGGAGTGAAGGCAATAGAGCGAATGGACAATGAACTGACGCCAAAGATCAAGAGCTCGACTGATTCCACCGAGATAGCCGCCGCCAATGAAGAATTAAAGGCGGTGGCCGACAGCGGTAAGGTTTTCTTTGCCGTTGCCGCGGCCATCGATCCGGGCAAATACCGGTCGTATGAAGGTGAAGGGCTGGTTTTTGACAGGATGAAACAGTACGATTCTTCGCTTTATTATTTCCGCAAAGCCTCCGAATTGGTACCCGATTCGACCTATCTCATTCAGAATATCGCTTATGGATATATTCAGCTTAATGATTGGGATAATGCTATCACCTATTTCAATAAATATCTCCAGAAATTCCCCAATGACGCCAACATTCTGTTTAATATTGCCATCTCCTACAGCAACAAGAAGAATCTGGACAGCGCTCATATTTATGATTTGAAAGCGATTGCAGCCGATTCGACTTTCGGCGGCGCCTATGTTGATGTCGGCCAGTACTTTCTGATCCGGTCGCAGGACATCTCGGACTCAATTAAATACTACAAACAGGCGGAGAAGAATGCCGATGCCGATAGGATTCTGAAAATGCGCGATGCCTTGCTTGATTCCTCAGCAGCATATTTCGCCACCGGATTGAAATATGAGCCGGATAATGTCACCATTCTTGAGCAGTACGGCGTTGTCCTTCTGGTTCTCGGCCGATATGAAGGATCGATTGATATTTTCACAAAGCTGACCGAATTGGAACCTTTTCGGAAGGACCACTGGATCAACCTGGGCGATATTTATGTCCAGCAGCAGAAATTTGCCGACGCCATCGGTCCCTTTGAAAAGGCCATTGAGATCGACCCGGGTGATGCCAAGCTCTGGGAGGTTCTAAAGGATCTTTATACGAGCAACAATATGCCCGAAAAAGCCAAGAAGGCTGAGGAAAAAATCGCGGAATTGAATAAGCCATGA
- a CDS encoding SpoVG family protein yields MEITEVRIILRDEDKLKGFANVTFDNAFVIRGMKIIAGNKGYFVSMPSRKRPDGTHQDVAHPVNNETRRLIEDKVLAAYEAALKVKSKV; encoded by the coding sequence GTGGAGATCACCGAAGTACGCATTATCCTGCGGGATGAAGACAAACTGAAGGGATTTGCCAATGTTACCTTCGACAACGCTTTCGTGATACGCGGCATGAAGATTATCGCCGGAAACAAAGGTTACTTTGTTTCGATGCCCAGCCGGAAGCGGCCTGATGGGACGCACCAGGATGTAGCCCATCCGGTTAACAACGAAACCAGAAGATTGATTGAGGACAAGGTTTTGGCCGCCTATGAGGCGGCATTGAAAGTGAAAAGCAAAGTTTAG
- the priA gene encoding primosomal protein N' → MKEPHINIAVPGVPKKALTYKWPDNLGELPQPGQRCLVPVGRRKLIGYYLSPAEQYAGSGLKAVIDTIEKETLFSRELFNFLNWMAEYYLANIGDVLNTSLPPELRKVRKPSYFPGHQYEQGMAEGKIPEPVIKIINRKGAISGRQASTLERKYPGLLEELQTRGMLKAAFVAGKESGAAPSDPGKFDIFDYIPARPEVGIHTPNKEQAEAIATIMADLNRFTPYLLHGITGSGKTLVYCHIAAEVIRQKRTVLVLVPEIALAGTLLSYFKSFFPEHIALLHSALKPKDRLQVWQNIRDGRYKIVIGARSAIFAPLDNLGMIIVDEEHDESYKQDDPAPRFQGRDSAVMRAKLAGIPIILGSASPSLESFYNALTGRYRLLRLTRRPETIERPIVRLVDLKEEFPADDNIFFTKTLVSHVKSALHKKEQVILYLNRRGFSPRIKCTDCGHTPLCPHCQLHLTYHRAGNKLMCHFCGYINSSYDVCASCGGGHFLYIGTGTQKIEENIGGLFPEAKMIRLDSDSAAERDRAHIILSDFAAGKYNLLLGTQMVTKGIDFPRVSLVGVLMADIGMDMPDFRASEKLFAKLIQVAGRSGRGKQPGEVIIQTFNPETDLIDDAARQDYDTFYAREIKSRKELAYPPFTHIVNFRISAKKEESLQKAALTFRKRLSAGVEKTGVKGEILGPAPSPLYRLRGLYRRHLFVKTGQISKFVKFLSAWEQAEQNFGLPSSIKLIVDIDPYDMM, encoded by the coding sequence ATGAAAGAACCTCATATCAATATTGCCGTCCCGGGGGTGCCAAAAAAAGCACTCACCTACAAGTGGCCGGATAATCTGGGAGAATTGCCCCAGCCGGGACAACGTTGCCTGGTGCCGGTCGGGCGACGCAAGCTCATTGGATACTACCTCTCCCCGGCCGAGCAGTATGCGGGGTCCGGCCTGAAGGCGGTAATCGATACGATAGAAAAAGAGACTCTTTTCAGCCGGGAGTTATTCAATTTCCTGAATTGGATGGCGGAATACTATCTGGCTAATATCGGTGATGTTCTCAACACCTCCCTGCCGCCGGAACTGAGAAAGGTAAGGAAACCCTCTTACTTTCCCGGCCATCAATATGAGCAGGGCATGGCGGAGGGGAAGATACCCGAGCCGGTGATCAAGATTATTAATCGCAAGGGTGCTATCAGCGGGCGTCAGGCTTCGACCCTGGAGCGCAAATATCCCGGTTTACTTGAGGAATTGCAGACCCGGGGGATGCTCAAGGCCGCTTTTGTCGCCGGTAAAGAAAGCGGCGCCGCTCCTTCCGACCCCGGCAAATTCGATATCTTTGATTATATACCGGCTCGCCCGGAGGTCGGTATACATACCCCAAATAAAGAACAGGCCGAGGCCATAGCCACAATCATGGCCGATCTTAATCGCTTCACCCCTTACCTTCTCCACGGAATCACCGGCTCCGGCAAGACCCTGGTTTATTGCCATATTGCCGCTGAGGTTATCCGGCAAAAAAGGACCGTCCTGGTGCTGGTCCCGGAAATCGCGCTGGCTGGAACGCTTCTCTCTTACTTCAAGAGCTTTTTCCCTGAGCATATCGCTCTGCTGCACTCGGCTCTGAAACCCAAAGACCGCTTGCAAGTATGGCAGAATATCAGAGATGGACGGTACAAAATTGTTATCGGCGCCCGCTCGGCCATTTTTGCACCGCTGGACAACCTCGGAATGATTATTGTCGATGAGGAGCATGATGAGTCATACAAGCAGGATGATCCAGCACCCCGCTTTCAGGGTCGCGACAGCGCGGTCATGCGCGCCAAGCTGGCCGGTATACCGATTATCCTTGGTTCTGCTTCACCATCGCTGGAATCGTTCTATAATGCTCTCACCGGAAGGTACCGGCTTCTCCGGCTTACCCGCCGCCCGGAAACCATCGAACGCCCTATCGTGCGGCTGGTTGATCTTAAGGAAGAATTCCCTGCAGATGATAATATCTTTTTCACGAAAACGCTGGTATCACATGTCAAGAGTGCTCTTCATAAGAAAGAGCAGGTGATCTTATACCTAAACCGTCGCGGCTTCTCCCCACGGATCAAATGCACCGATTGCGGACATACGCCTCTTTGCCCGCATTGCCAGTTGCATCTTACCTATCATCGGGCGGGGAACAAGCTGATGTGCCATTTCTGCGGTTACATCAACAGCAGCTATGATGTTTGCGCCTCTTGCGGCGGGGGCCATTTCCTATACATCGGTACCGGGACGCAAAAGATCGAAGAGAATATCGGCGGGCTTTTCCCGGAGGCAAAAATGATTCGTCTTGATTCCGACAGCGCCGCCGAACGGGATCGGGCGCACATAATACTTTCCGATTTTGCCGCCGGGAAGTACAACCTCCTTCTTGGGACGCAGATGGTGACCAAGGGAATCGATTTCCCGCGGGTATCGCTGGTCGGCGTTTTGATGGCCGATATCGGCATGGACATGCCCGATTTCCGGGCATCGGAGAAGCTGTTTGCCAAACTGATTCAGGTGGCCGGACGTTCCGGGCGCGGCAAGCAGCCGGGGGAAGTTATCATACAGACCTTCAACCCCGAAACCGACCTTATCGATGACGCCGCCCGCCAGGATTATGATACTTTCTATGCGCGGGAAATAAAATCACGAAAAGAATTGGCCTATCCGCCTTTCACACATATTGTCAATTTCCGCATTTCGGCGAAGAAAGAGGAATCGCTGCAGAAAGCAGCGCTCACTTTTAGAAAACGTCTTTCCGCCGGAGTGGAAAAGACCGGAGTGAAGGGGGAAATTCTCGGCCCGGCCCCCTCGCCCCTTTACCGTCTGCGGGGATTATATCGGCGGCATCTCTTTGTCAAGACCGGCCAGATTTCCAAATTCGTGAAATTTCTTTCAGCCTGGGAGCAAGCCGAGCAAAATTTCGGTCTCCCCTCATCGATCAAGCTCATCGTTGATATCGACCCCTACGATATGATGTGA